One window of the Torulaspora delbrueckii CBS 1146 chromosome 6, complete genome genome contains the following:
- the RKM2 gene encoding protein-lysine N-methyltransferase (similar to Saccharomyces cerevisiae RKM2 (YDR198C); ancestral locus Anc_8.406) yields MEQRIERLLKWLKKSDEFYLSPNVGVIESEGSGRGVVLKNGNLRKHDVIVSVPSHYQLNYYTILWNISLFNSELKIDGVTVNENEKEKYSKMLQDDDPRFQIYSSLDQTFLLSLTSFQIFEIYIMVEWILLPLWSEGRSESFWQRFFDVWPSEEELSSIPAIWSCSPSSKDKNLLPFLPSASCVLLEKKIKLIDHDWALIHPWLASCVEKFCQQGQKTLPQDELYQKFLQVYFIINSRCLYSKVLLRKGDEESQFTMVPFVDFLNHTEEINEHCYPKVGRTPKAQTNMGPFSLKCGERGYNRIGDEILLNYGPHSNDFLLNEYGFVLERNQWNYIDISEDIQAMLEGNSAMISFLKHHDYWGDYTINHSEISYRVIVVFSLFVTKDYKRMDKFLSGFISEDYFWPKIEDTLRQFLTSLCDKIRDRVEKLEDMRAESYDFSAQNVVALYMGYMDIIEHHLDRL; encoded by the coding sequence ATGGAGCAGAGGATCGAGAGGCTGCTGAAGTGGCTTAAAAAATCAGATGAATTCTATTTGTCTCCAAACGTGGGAGTAATCGAGAGTGAAGGCTCCGGTAGAGGTGTCGTCTTAAAAAACGGTAATTTGAGGAAGCACGATGTCATTGTTTCGGTACCTTCCcattatcaattgaactACTACACCATATTATGGAACATTTCGTTATTTAATTCCGAATTGAAGATCGATGGCGTTACCGTTAACGAgaatgagaaggaaaagtACAGTAAAATGCTacaagatgatgatccGAGATTTCAGATATACTCATCACTTGATCAAACATTTCTCCTGAGCCTAACATCCTTTCAGATATTTGAGATCTACATTATGGTAGAATGGATTCTTTTGCCGTTGTGGTCTGAGGGCAGAAGTGAATCGTTTTGGCAACGGTTCTTTGATGTATGGCCCTCTGAAGAGGAACTGAGTTCTATTCCAGCTATTTGGAGCTGCTCACCATCGTCAAAGGACAAGAATCTACTGCCGTTTCTGCCTTCAGCATCGTGTGTactcttggagaagaaaataaaaCTGATTGACCATGACTGGGCACTGATTCACCCCTGGTTAGCTAGTTgtgttgaaaaattttgcCAGCAAGGTCAGAAAACTCTCCCACAAGATGAATTGTATCAAAAGTTCCTCCAGGTGTACTTCATTATCAACTCAAGATGCTTGTATTCGAAAGTGTTACTGAGAAAAGGCGATGAGGAGAGCCAATTCACCATGGTGCCGTTCGTTGACTTCCTCAATCATACAGAGGAAATAAATGAGCACTGTTATCCTAAAGTTGGCAGAACACCGAAAGCACAAACAAATATGGGCCCATTTAGCTTGAAATGTGGTGAACGTGGTTACAACAGGATAGGAGATGAAATCTTACTGAATTATGGTCCACATTCTAAcgattttcttctcaatgaaTATGGATTTgtccttgaaagaaatcaatGGAATTATATTGATATTTCAGAAGATATACAAGCCATGCTGGAAGGCAATTCGGCCATGATCTCATTTTTGAAGCACCACGACTACTGGGGAGACTACACAATAAACCATTCAGAGATAAGTTATAGAGTTATCGTAGTATTCAGCCTGTTTGTTACAAAAGATTACAAGCGAATGGACAAGTTTCTTTCAGGATTCATCTCAGAGGACTACTTTTGGCCTAAAATTGAGGATACTCTACGCCAATTTCTGACATCCTTATGTGACAAGATCCGAGATCGAGTTGAGAAGCTGGAAGATATGCGCGCTGAATCTTATGATTTTAGCGCGCAAAATGTGGTGGCATTATACATGGGCTACATGGACATTATAGAGCATCATTTAGATAGGTTATAG
- the LIP2 gene encoding lipoyl(octanoyl) transferase LIP2 (similar to Saccharomyces cerevisiae LIP2 (YLR239C); ancestral locus Anc_8.407), producing MWNSVLRITSIQHATILRGYCTKTCYSQVKTYPVDDSAKVLRHLHFTEQLPFERGLQMQEKFVKAQLDVKELHSKIKKRLKKLQEEHPNGTLDEKEQEVIDRILDVRLNPMVLTFEFQPTYTGGKRIKKTITREQISRYENFIPLIQKENMKPKFVQVERGGQVTFHGPGQLVAYIILDLKTFKDFPAKCFVSSIESATINALANTKPHNCQDSLRLQAKKTAETGVWITDSEKIASLGVHVRRSVTSHGVAINVCPDLSYMNQFEMCGLSNSLATSIQEQKPEADVTVNDVANSFVDELAKIVGIGTVERTIIKDMEF from the coding sequence ATGTGGAATAGTGTCTTGAGAATCACGTCTATTCAGCATGCCACCATTCTAAGAGGCTATTGCACTAAGACATGCTATTCCCAGGTAAAAACGTATCCGGTTGACGATTCTGCGAAGGTGCTACGACATCTACATTTCACTGAGCAGTTGCCGTTTGAGAGAGGATTACAGATGCAAGAGAAATTTGTTAAAGCTCAATTGGATGTTAAGGAACTCCATTCAAAGATTaaaaagagattgaagaaacttcaagaagaacatccTAATGGTACACTGGATGAAAAGGAGCAAGAAGTGATTGATCGTATTTTGGATGTTAGACTAAATCCAATGGTTTTGacatttgaatttcaacCGACTTATACCGGAGGCAAGCGAATAAAGAAGACTATCACGAGAGAGCAAATTTCCAGATATGAGAATTTCATTCCACTAATCCAGAAAGAGAACATGAAGCCAAAATTCGTCCAAGTCGAGAGAGGAGGACAGGTTACATTTCATGGTCCTGGGCAACTGGTGGCATATATTATTTTGGATTTAAAGACCTTTAAGGATTTTCCAGCAAAATGCTTCGTTTCGAGTATCGAAAGCGCGACTATTAATGCATTGGCTAACACCAAGCCTCATAATTGCCAAGATTCTCTCAGGTTGCAAGCCAAAAAAACTGCTGAGACAGGTGTTTGGATCACCGACTCTGAGAAAATTGCCAGTCTCGGTGTCCACGTTAGAAGATCTGTCACTTCGCATGGGGTGGCTATTAATGTTTGCCCTGATCTATCATATATGaaccaatttgaaatgtGCGGACTTTCGAACAGTTTAGCTACCTCAATTCAAGAGCAGAAACCTGAAGCTGATGTCACTGTTAATGATGTGGCCAACAGCTTTGTGGATGAACTTGCAAAAATTGTCGGGATAGGGACGGTCGAAAGAACAATTATAAAAGACATGGAGTTTTAA
- the VPS64 gene encoding Vps64p (similar to Saccharomyces cerevisiae VPS64 (YDR200C) and FAR10 (YLR238W); ancestral locus Anc_8.408), which translates to MIEVERSWRGPPSEAHAASNVQTNHDNVSPTKRRTRSNSKSTGTRNSEVTDKKDSQKQSQQQLSDIDAFRPVVAPRNKYTHVIILKSLNETFETKFLVVPFKPESFKLGRPVVNSNANQGKMGKQDPQQLPQVRPDNGHFDSRVLSRNHASLSCDPTTGKIYIRDLKSSNGTFVNGNRIDQNDVELKVGDVIDLGTDIDSKFEHRKISAFVEDISVIPLMNDTAETAHSLFGSTYGDTGNNNPNNAPEHTSGTDDFNYSAGSATTAQRAAFEAAMFGDVNNLDLEDTVLGSETEILSGIFINNSIGTSPNLINVIKTLATEVSLEKHEYAKLKSMESFLINYTTSLEYINKMMVEKNDKHLVKLQNALRQKLSEKQSLMLQEHKSQLEKLEREKGDLQESCYAKTEETSEQLKKLENDLEDLRTRLEVEKYRNSQLVKNAASVDQDQGTQSAQVSQSESTVGDSRSASNGKRVSPEHKKLGNGTLLVVSAVSIGLIAYALSFSSTQKV; encoded by the coding sequence ATGATTGAGGTGGAAAGGAGTTGGAGGGGCCCTCCTTCCGAAGCACACGCAGCCAGTAATGTTCAAACGAATCACGATAATGTCAGCCCTACCAAGAGGAGAACTAGATCGAACTCCAAAAGTACTGGAACAAGAAACAGTGAGGTTACAGATAAGAAAGATAGTCAGAAGCAGTCACAACAACAGCTATCTGATATAGATGCATTCAGACCAGTAGTGGCACCAAGGAACAAGTATACACATGTAATCATActgaaatctttgaatgaaaCTTTCGAGACGAAATTCCTTGTTGTTCCATTCAAACCAGAAAGCTTCAAGTTGGGAAGACCTGTGGTGAATTCTAATGCCAATCAGGGAAAGATGGGCAAGCAGGATCCTCAACAGCTTCCCCAGGTCAGACCTGATAACGGGCATTTCGACTCGCGAGTTCTGTCTCGTAATCATGCCTCGCTGAGTTGCGACCCTACGACTGGTAAGATTTACATACGAGACCTAAAATCGAGTAATGGGACGTTTGTCAATGGGAATAGGattgatcaaaatgatGTCGAATTGAAAGTAGGTGATGTGATAGATTTGGGGACTGACATCGATAGCAAATTCGAGCATAGAAAGATAAGTGCATTCGTCGAAGATATCTCGGTGATCCCTCTAATGAATGATACCGCAGAGACCGCACATTCACTCTTTGGTTCTACTTACGGGGATACAGGAAACAATAATCCAAACAACGCACCAGAACATACAAGTGGCACGGATGACTTCAATTATTCGGCAGGATCTGCCACTACAGCTCAAAGAGCGGCTTTTGAAGCGGCGATGTTCGGCGACGTCAACAATTTGGATTTAGAAGATACGGTTTTGGGCTCTGAAACAGAAATATTGAGTGGTATCTTCATTAACAATTCTATAGGAACGAGCCCCAACCTTATAAATGTCATCAAAACACTGGCCACCGAAGTatctttggagaaacaTGAATACGCCAAGCTCAAATCCATGGAGAGCTTTCTGATAAACTACACCACAAGCCTTGAGTACATAAACAAGATGATGGTCGAGAAGAATGATAAGCATTTGGtcaaacttcaaaatgCCTTAAGGCAAAAGTTGTCAGAAAAACAATCATTAATGTTGCAGGAACACAAGTCTCAGCTGGAAAAGCTTGAGAGAGAGAAAGGAGATCTACAGGAATCATGCTACGCTAAGACTGAGGAAACTTCAGAGCAGCTGAAAAAGCTAGAAAATGATCTCGAGGACTTGAGAACCAGGCTGGAAGTGGAGAAATATAGAAACAGTCAACTTGTCAAGAATGCGGCCAGTGTTGACCAGGATCAAGGAACTCAGTCAGCTCAGGTCAGTCAAAGTGAGTCTACAGTAGGTGATAGTAGGTCAGCTTCTAATGGTAAGCGTGTCAGTCCTGAACATaaaaaacttggaaacGGCACATTACTGGTAGTAAGCGCCGTGTCGATTGGTCTCATTGCATATGCTCTGtctttttcatcaactcAAAAGGTGTAA